In the genome of Methanopyrus kandleri AV19, one region contains:
- a CDS encoding DUF3194 domain-containing protein — protein sequence MKLEDIERIHEAALRELYRRIPKRDLEDVDVTVTVDGKSVDVDVKVEVHPLSELSDEEIKEAVERAAEAAIKEADRIMLREP from the coding sequence CTGAAGCTCGAAGACATCGAACGCATCCACGAAGCAGCTCTCCGGGAGCTCTATCGCAGGATTCCGAAGCGTGACTTGGAGGACGTTGACGTAACGGTGACGGTGGACGGCAAGTCCGTGGACGTAGACGTTAAGGTGGAGGTACACCCGCTGAGCGAACTTTCCGACGAGGAGATTAAAGAGGCAGTTGAGCGCGCGGCGGAAGCTGCCATTAAGGAGGCCGACAGGATCATGCTGCGGGAACCTTGA
- a CDS encoding prefoldin subunit beta — protein MAQNVEQQVAQLQQLQQQLSSIVAQKQQLELQLREIERALKELDEIEEDTKVYKTVGGLLIEADRDEVKEELEDRKETLELRVKTLEKQEKRLQQQIENLQKRLQKALQQAEGGGGAGAA, from the coding sequence ATGGCGCAGAATGTGGAGCAGCAGGTGGCTCAGCTCCAGCAGCTTCAGCAGCAGTTGAGCTCCATCGTCGCGCAAAAGCAGCAGCTGGAGCTGCAGCTTAGGGAGATCGAAAGGGCCCTGAAGGAACTCGACGAAATCGAGGAAGATACCAAGGTATACAAAACTGTTGGTGGCTTGCTGATAGAAGCTGACCGTGATGAGGTGAAGGAAGAGCTCGAGGACAGAAAAGAAACACTGGAGCTAAGGGTAAAAACACTAGAGAAGCAAGAAAAACGCCTCCAGCAGCAGATCGAGAACCTCCAGAAGAGGCTCCAGAAGGCTCTTCAGCAGGCCGAGGGAGGTGGCGGGGCCGGAGCGGCCTGA
- a CDS encoding KEOPS complex subunit Pcc1 gives MHALRCEAELKSERVARVVYESVLPDVKLMPARRSRVDIDRRGNNIQIEIRAEDVSALRASASGVFRLLALSERVITTVLGDV, from the coding sequence GTGCACGCGCTTCGATGTGAGGCCGAGCTCAAATCGGAACGAGTCGCCAGAGTGGTCTACGAATCGGTGTTACCGGACGTTAAACTCATGCCGGCACGGCGATCCCGGGTGGATATCGACCGCCGCGGTAACAACATACAAATAGAGATCCGGGCGGAAGACGTGTCGGCACTCCGAGCATCAGCCTCCGGAGTGTTCCGTCTCCTCGCGCTCTCAGAGCGGGTCATCACGACGGTTCTGGGGGACGTGTAG
- a CDS encoding ribosomal biogenesis protein, with protein sequence MRPAAITTSQRPARRTRSLCRDLECALPDATYVLRGTKNLRDTVLEALESGAEVLFYVTEAKGNPARLHVIDLGEIPPRLRLSFWLGGVKLQRELFGNRVDLSGDLVITTSKRPVSGHMKVAESLSEVLGVEFVPRAGSLEDVLEEALADVLLVVEGHPRHLGTLTFYRRTEKVGPSLFYRDFRTKDERMKL encoded by the coding sequence TTGAGACCGGCGGCCATCACCACCTCACAGCGTCCCGCTCGTCGCACGCGCTCGCTATGTCGTGACCTGGAGTGCGCACTACCCGATGCTACTTACGTTCTGAGGGGTACGAAGAACCTCCGGGACACCGTACTGGAAGCACTAGAATCTGGTGCTGAAGTCCTGTTCTACGTGACGGAAGCCAAAGGCAACCCCGCCCGACTCCATGTAATAGATCTCGGAGAGATCCCACCCAGGTTACGATTATCATTCTGGCTAGGTGGTGTCAAGCTACAGCGTGAGCTCTTCGGGAATAGGGTTGATCTTTCAGGTGATCTGGTGATCACGACGTCGAAACGCCCAGTTTCCGGTCACATGAAGGTCGCGGAGTCGCTGTCCGAAGTCCTCGGAGTAGAATTCGTTCCCCGAGCGGGCTCCTTGGAGGATGTACTTGAGGAGGCCCTAGCCGACGTGCTGTTGGTGGTCGAAGGCCATCCTCGTCACTTAGGGACCCTTACCTTCTACCGTCGCACCGAGAAGGTCGGACCGTCCCTGTTCTACCGGGATTTCCGCACCAAGGACGAGAGGATGAAGTTATAA
- a CDS encoding DNA-directed RNA polymerase subunit P: MYEEEKYEYICMRCGKKVRLDINEDPIRCTHCGFRLVMKPRHPVPRRYKAR; the protein is encoded by the coding sequence ATGTACGAGGAAGAGAAGTACGAATACATCTGCATGAGGTGTGGTAAGAAAGTCAGGTTGGACATCAACGAAGACCCCATTCGCTGCACCCACTGTGGTTTCAGACTGGTGATGAAGCCCCGGCACCCCGTGCCCAGGAGGTATAAAGCTCGTTGA
- a CDS encoding 50S ribosomal protein L37ae, which yields MGRTKKVGPAGRFGPRYGMRIRRRVAEIESVQRQKHECPVCHKRAVKRVGTGIWRCTKCGAEFTGGAYYPETEAQRIVRRAIRKALEEK from the coding sequence GTGGGTCGTACGAAGAAGGTCGGTCCAGCGGGACGCTTCGGACCCAGGTACGGAATGCGGATCCGACGTCGTGTCGCGGAGATCGAATCGGTCCAGCGACAAAAACACGAGTGTCCCGTGTGTCACAAGCGGGCCGTGAAGAGAGTCGGTACCGGTATTTGGAGATGCACTAAGTGCGGTGCGGAGTTCACAGGAGGAGCCTACTATCCCGAGACTGAAGCTCAGAGGATCGTCAGGCGCGCTATTCGGAAGGCGTTGGAGGAGAAGTGA
- the rrp42 gene encoding exosome complex protein Rrp42, translating to MDLDLLARIKRHEVLAAIRAGERIDGRDFEEFRPIEVRAGVISKANGSALVRLGNTQLVVGVKLEVGRPYPDSPNEGALAVNAELVPLADPSFEPGPPDENAIELSRVVDRGIRESEMIDLEELCIEEGEHCWVTFVDIHVLDHDGNLFDASMIGSVSALSITEVPKAEVVDDEVEVMEEDTEPLAINDFPISVTIAKVGEYLLVDPCLEEEVIMDTRLTVTVTESGEVCAVQKGELGDFPEHLLEDAIDLATKKAEEVRRTVKAQL from the coding sequence GTGGACCTGGACCTGCTAGCCCGTATTAAACGTCATGAGGTACTCGCCGCTATCAGGGCCGGAGAGAGGATCGACGGGCGTGATTTCGAAGAGTTTCGTCCCATCGAGGTACGTGCCGGGGTCATCTCCAAAGCGAACGGGTCGGCCTTGGTCCGTCTCGGGAACACCCAGCTGGTCGTCGGTGTGAAGCTGGAGGTGGGTCGCCCTTACCCCGATTCACCTAACGAAGGAGCCCTGGCGGTCAACGCGGAACTCGTTCCGCTCGCCGACCCATCCTTCGAACCTGGTCCTCCGGATGAAAACGCGATCGAGCTCTCTCGTGTCGTAGACAGGGGGATCCGCGAGTCCGAGATGATAGATCTTGAGGAGCTCTGCATAGAGGAAGGTGAGCACTGCTGGGTCACCTTCGTAGACATCCACGTACTGGACCACGACGGGAACTTGTTCGACGCCTCCATGATCGGCTCGGTTTCCGCACTCTCCATCACCGAGGTGCCAAAAGCCGAAGTCGTGGACGATGAGGTTGAAGTTATGGAGGAAGATACCGAACCGCTCGCTATCAACGACTTTCCCATCTCCGTTACTATCGCTAAAGTCGGTGAGTACCTGCTCGTCGACCCCTGTCTTGAGGAGGAGGTCATCATGGACACCAGGCTGACAGTAACCGTCACCGAAAGTGGAGAAGTCTGCGCGGTTCAGAAGGGAGAGCTTGGGGATTTTCCCGAGCATCTACTGGAGGACGCTATCGACCTAGCCACGAAGAAGGCGGAAGAAGTCCGACGCACCGTCAAGGCTCAACTGTAA
- the rrp41 gene encoding exosome complex exonuclease Rrp41: protein MEERPERLISEDGLRLDGRKPDEMRPLKIQAGVLKRADGSAYLELGANKIVAAVYGPRELHPRHKQKPDRAVVRFRYNMAPFSVDERKRPGPDRRSIEISKLSKEALEPAIFTEYYPRTAIDIFVEVLQADAGTRCAGISAASVALADAGIEMRDLVAACAAGKVEGKVVLDPMYYEDGYGEADVPLAMMPKEGKITLLQMDGDMTPGEFKQAVKLAKKGCKIVYKEQRRALKEKYGGD, encoded by the coding sequence ATGGAGGAGAGGCCAGAGCGGTTGATCTCGGAGGACGGTCTGAGGCTGGACGGTCGCAAGCCCGATGAGATGCGTCCGCTGAAGATTCAAGCCGGAGTACTGAAGCGGGCTGATGGCTCGGCTTACCTGGAGTTAGGGGCCAACAAGATAGTAGCCGCGGTATACGGGCCCCGCGAGCTCCATCCCAGGCATAAGCAGAAACCGGACCGTGCCGTCGTCAGGTTCCGGTACAACATGGCCCCGTTTTCTGTGGACGAAAGGAAGCGGCCGGGTCCGGACAGACGATCTATCGAGATCTCCAAGCTGTCTAAAGAGGCCCTGGAGCCGGCCATCTTCACCGAATACTACCCGCGAACGGCCATCGACATCTTCGTCGAGGTCCTTCAAGCAGACGCGGGGACACGGTGTGCCGGTATCAGTGCGGCCTCAGTTGCCCTAGCGGACGCGGGGATCGAGATGCGCGATCTGGTGGCGGCGTGTGCGGCGGGGAAGGTCGAAGGGAAAGTGGTGCTGGATCCCATGTACTACGAAGACGGTTACGGGGAAGCTGACGTCCCGCTCGCCATGATGCCGAAAGAGGGTAAGATCACGCTGCTCCAAATGGACGGTGATATGACGCCTGGGGAGTTCAAACAGGCGGTGAAGCTGGCCAAGAAAGGGTGCAAGATAGTGTACAAAGAGCAGCGCAGGGCGTTAAAGGAGAAATACGGGGGAGACTGA
- the rrp4 gene encoding exosome complex RNA-binding protein Rrp4, with amino-acid sequence MPEFELYVEDRQVVTPGELLARGQVIASEGTYTSGDEVYSKVTGLVDIDGRRIRVIPLAGPYRPSPGDFVVGIVEEVKFSSWLIDVRAPLPAILHVSNALEEEVDLIETDLSRYYRPGDVITAVVREVDPVQRVELSLLEDDAPTRLGRLQGGQVVEIDPVKVPRVIGRKGSMIKMLKRVLGCDIVVGANGRIYVRAREEPKKERELLAVRAIREIERRSHLRGLTDWLKANLKRLSRW; translated from the coding sequence GTGCCCGAGTTCGAGCTGTACGTCGAGGACCGTCAGGTCGTCACTCCCGGTGAGTTGTTGGCTAGAGGGCAGGTGATCGCGAGCGAGGGGACGTACACCAGTGGGGACGAGGTATACTCTAAAGTCACCGGACTCGTCGACATCGACGGCCGTAGGATCAGAGTGATACCGCTGGCCGGCCCCTACAGGCCCTCTCCGGGCGATTTCGTCGTTGGGATCGTGGAGGAGGTGAAGTTCTCAAGCTGGCTCATCGACGTTCGTGCGCCTCTTCCGGCGATACTTCACGTGTCGAACGCTCTTGAGGAAGAAGTCGATCTCATTGAAACCGACCTTTCCAGGTACTACCGGCCGGGAGATGTTATAACGGCGGTCGTTCGAGAGGTGGATCCGGTACAACGCGTGGAACTGTCTCTGCTCGAAGACGATGCTCCGACGAGGCTCGGCCGACTTCAGGGTGGTCAGGTCGTAGAGATAGACCCCGTGAAGGTCCCCAGGGTGATCGGACGTAAAGGTTCCATGATCAAGATGCTCAAGCGCGTTCTCGGCTGTGACATCGTCGTGGGCGCCAATGGACGGATATACGTGCGTGCTCGGGAGGAACCGAAGAAAGAACGAGAGCTCCTCGCCGTACGAGCTATCCGCGAGATCGAGCGTCGATCGCATCTCCGTGGTCTTACCGACTGGTTGAAAGCGAATCTAAAACGACTCTCACGGTGGTGA
- a CDS encoding M42 family metallopeptidase codes for MGTVETLTEHLRELVGRVAPPGWEDEVREYVEATLEKYCDDVHVDTLGNVIGTIEGSEYEVMVAAHMDEVGFIVKSIDKNGFIRFAKLGGIDDRILPGSRVIIVNSEGEKVPGVVGTKPPHIQEPKDRRKVPKHKDLFIDIGASDREEAEELVSVGDVGVLAGEFVELVGSRVNGRGLDDKIGVAVLLALAERLADLDGDHPTFYLVGTVQEEVGLKGAKTSAFEVYPDGAVVLDTAVAGDVPGVKEAELKLGKGPAITVVDASGRGLITHPKVRKLLIDTAEELDIPYQLEVGEGGTTDATAIHLTRGGVPTGVVGIPTRYLHSPAEVLDLEDAKHALELVVEVVQRFPDYVPR; via the coding sequence ATGGGAACCGTCGAAACCCTCACGGAACACCTACGCGAGCTGGTCGGCCGTGTGGCTCCACCGGGCTGGGAGGACGAGGTCCGCGAGTACGTGGAGGCCACACTGGAGAAGTACTGTGATGATGTCCACGTAGATACCTTAGGGAACGTGATCGGTACTATCGAAGGCTCCGAGTACGAGGTGATGGTAGCCGCCCACATGGACGAGGTGGGTTTCATCGTCAAGTCCATCGACAAGAACGGGTTCATACGGTTCGCGAAGCTCGGCGGTATCGATGACAGGATCTTACCGGGCTCACGCGTGATCATCGTGAACTCCGAAGGCGAAAAGGTGCCGGGGGTCGTCGGGACCAAGCCTCCGCACATCCAGGAGCCGAAGGATCGGCGGAAAGTGCCCAAGCACAAGGACTTGTTCATAGATATCGGCGCCTCAGACAGGGAGGAGGCTGAGGAACTCGTGAGCGTAGGGGATGTCGGGGTCCTAGCCGGAGAGTTCGTAGAACTGGTAGGATCGAGGGTCAACGGCCGAGGTCTCGACGACAAGATCGGTGTCGCCGTTCTTCTCGCGCTGGCCGAGCGTCTCGCCGACCTCGACGGAGACCACCCCACGTTTTACCTGGTGGGAACAGTCCAGGAGGAGGTGGGTCTGAAGGGGGCCAAAACGTCCGCCTTCGAGGTCTACCCGGACGGTGCTGTAGTTCTAGACACTGCCGTAGCCGGTGACGTGCCGGGAGTGAAGGAGGCGGAGCTGAAGCTCGGGAAGGGGCCGGCGATCACGGTAGTCGACGCGAGTGGTCGGGGTCTGATCACTCACCCCAAGGTGAGAAAGCTACTGATAGACACCGCGGAGGAGCTGGACATCCCGTATCAGCTCGAGGTAGGTGAGGGAGGCACCACCGACGCGACGGCCATTCACCTAACCAGAGGTGGCGTTCCGACAGGTGTAGTGGGGATACCGACCAGGTACCTACACTCGCCGGCGGAGGTGCTGGATCTCGAGGATGCGAAACACGCCCTCGAGCTCGTAGTCGAGGTCGTGCAAAGGTTCCCGGATTACGTGCCGAGGTGA
- a CDS encoding ribosome assembly factor SBDS — protein sequence MARVSLEDAVVARLEKGGERFEVLVDPEGARKFREGEDVDVEEILAVEQVFRDARKGERASEQAMEELFGTSDPIKVAEIVIKEGEIQLTAEQRRRMQEEVKRKIIHIIARRAVDPRTGAPHPPERIERAMEEAGVHIDPMKSAEEQVKDVIKQLRPVLPMKFEEVKVAIRIPAKYTGQAMGVVREFGDIEREEWQYDGAWVAVVRLPAGLQDEFFEKLNEITKGDFESKILERESVEGP from the coding sequence ATGGCCCGAGTCAGTCTAGAAGACGCCGTGGTAGCGCGTCTGGAGAAGGGAGGCGAGCGCTTCGAGGTACTCGTAGACCCCGAAGGGGCCCGTAAATTCCGGGAAGGTGAAGACGTGGACGTTGAGGAGATACTGGCCGTGGAACAAGTCTTTCGTGACGCTAGGAAGGGTGAGAGAGCCTCAGAGCAAGCGATGGAGGAACTTTTCGGCACTTCCGATCCCATTAAGGTCGCGGAAATCGTGATCAAGGAGGGGGAAATACAGCTAACCGCGGAACAACGAAGAAGGATGCAGGAAGAGGTCAAACGGAAAATCATCCACATAATCGCCCGCCGTGCGGTGGATCCCAGAACGGGGGCCCCGCATCCTCCTGAGCGGATCGAGCGGGCCATGGAGGAGGCCGGTGTTCACATCGACCCTATGAAAAGTGCCGAGGAGCAGGTAAAGGACGTCATCAAGCAGTTGCGTCCGGTCCTACCGATGAAGTTTGAGGAAGTGAAAGTGGCCATCCGTATCCCCGCGAAGTACACCGGACAGGCTATGGGCGTCGTGCGCGAATTCGGCGATATCGAGCGGGAGGAGTGGCAGTACGACGGCGCCTGGGTGGCCGTAGTCCGCTTACCGGCGGGACTGCAGGACGAGTTCTTCGAGAAGCTTAACGAGATCACGAAAGGAGATTTCGAGAGCAAAATACTGGAGAGGGAGAGTGTGGAGGGTCCCTGA
- the psmA gene encoding archaeal proteasome endopeptidase complex subunit alpha — translation MQPAQTAYDRAITVFSPDGRLFQVEYAREAVKRGTTALGIKVEEGVVLGVDKRVTSKLIEPESIEKVYQIDTHIGAATAGLVADARVLVERARIEAQTYRYTYGEPIDVDVLVKAICDLKQVYTQHGGVRPFGTALLIAGVDTKGCRLFETDPSGALTEHKATAIGEGRQEALDVFEEEYREDMTLQEAIELAVRALYEASREETTADNLEIAVVDKQGFRKLERKKIEEMFERVVGSEEDEGE, via the coding sequence GTGCAACCCGCTCAGACGGCGTATGACCGGGCCATCACCGTCTTCAGCCCGGACGGTCGACTGTTCCAGGTCGAGTACGCGCGCGAGGCCGTCAAGCGTGGCACTACGGCTCTGGGGATTAAAGTGGAAGAGGGTGTCGTCCTCGGGGTCGATAAGCGCGTCACCTCCAAGCTGATCGAGCCCGAGTCCATAGAGAAAGTCTACCAGATCGACACTCACATTGGAGCGGCTACGGCGGGGCTCGTCGCGGACGCTCGTGTGTTAGTCGAGCGCGCCAGGATCGAGGCACAGACGTATCGGTACACTTACGGTGAGCCGATCGATGTGGACGTGCTCGTGAAGGCTATCTGCGACCTCAAGCAGGTGTACACGCAGCATGGAGGAGTTCGACCCTTCGGAACCGCGCTTTTGATCGCCGGGGTGGACACGAAGGGATGTCGCCTGTTCGAGACCGATCCCAGCGGTGCTCTGACCGAACACAAAGCCACGGCGATCGGTGAGGGTCGACAGGAAGCGTTGGACGTGTTCGAAGAGGAATACCGGGAGGACATGACCCTTCAAGAGGCCATCGAGCTCGCGGTGCGGGCGCTGTACGAAGCCTCACGGGAAGAGACTACCGCTGACAACCTCGAGATCGCCGTCGTCGATAAACAAGGGTTCCGGAAGTTGGAGCGGAAGAAGATCGAGGAGATGTTTGAACGTGTAGTCGGTTCGGAGGAAGACGAGGGTGAATGA
- a CDS encoding Rpp14/Pop5 family protein, with protein MRVRLSSALRPRWRYVTFKVWSERVEALDFGGMKDLVVRALLSVLGPTGTGRIGPWLVRSYRDLNAGILRVRRGQEEEARAALSLYRRDPKLGRVFIEVLGTSGTIKGAERYLSRIPKWDRERVGNREFVLYENGEVDVVEDGRIVAFASFECPLPEENRG; from the coding sequence ATGCGTGTGCGTCTGTCCTCCGCACTCCGCCCCAGATGGCGTTATGTAACGTTCAAGGTATGGTCGGAGCGCGTCGAAGCGCTGGACTTCGGGGGGATGAAGGACCTCGTCGTTCGGGCTCTACTTTCGGTGCTGGGGCCCACGGGAACCGGCCGGATCGGACCATGGCTCGTACGTAGTTACCGTGATCTCAACGCGGGTATCTTGAGGGTGCGACGGGGTCAAGAGGAGGAGGCACGTGCGGCATTATCCTTATACCGTCGGGATCCGAAGCTCGGGCGTGTTTTCATCGAGGTTCTCGGTACCTCCGGAACGATTAAAGGGGCGGAACGGTACCTCTCTCGAATCCCGAAATGGGACCGTGAGCGGGTGGGGAACCGCGAGTTCGTGTTGTACGAGAACGGTGAAGTCGACGTCGTGGAGGATGGTCGTATAGTGGCGTTCGCTAGCTTCGAATGTCCACTGCCTGAGGAGAATCGGGGGTAG
- a CDS encoding RNase P subunit p30 family protein produces MRVSENFALRVHVDEVDPLRMALAAERLDYEIAVLCLELEAERLNIDDLRWLIEEIRDIREHVESVLVLPGCKLEAESAGALRRAIRRTRPLVYLLAVGGGDPKINRAAVSDTRVDLLSHPERGNPHAGLGKYEIELAREKWTYVEIDLSRLFRREGERLAWQVSRIRDLLRLRRRKRFPTTVALGARDPLELIRPKQVEDLLKLMGFEDSEVKEMCVEAPREILRWNAACKHVFTVPGVVSLG; encoded by the coding sequence TTGAGGGTTTCCGAGAACTTCGCCCTTCGAGTTCACGTCGACGAGGTAGACCCCCTGAGGATGGCTCTGGCCGCCGAGCGTTTGGACTACGAGATCGCCGTCCTCTGTCTGGAGCTGGAAGCAGAGCGTCTGAATATTGACGATCTGAGGTGGCTCATCGAGGAGATCCGGGATATCCGTGAACACGTTGAGAGCGTGCTCGTCCTACCCGGCTGCAAATTGGAGGCGGAGTCTGCGGGGGCTCTCCGTAGAGCGATCCGCCGAACACGACCCCTCGTGTACTTACTCGCCGTCGGCGGCGGCGACCCTAAAATCAATCGAGCTGCTGTCTCCGATACTAGGGTGGATCTGCTATCACATCCAGAGCGCGGTAATCCCCACGCTGGTTTGGGTAAGTACGAGATCGAGCTGGCACGGGAGAAGTGGACTTACGTGGAGATCGACCTATCGAGACTGTTCCGACGGGAGGGCGAGCGACTCGCGTGGCAGGTCTCTCGAATTCGCGATCTCTTACGCTTGCGCCGTAGGAAACGGTTTCCGACGACCGTGGCGCTGGGCGCACGTGATCCACTGGAATTGATCAGACCGAAGCAGGTGGAGGATCTCCTGAAACTTATGGGGTTTGAAGATAGCGAGGTGAAGGAGATGTGTGTCGAGGCTCCCAGGGAAATCCTCCGGTGGAACGCGGCGTGTAAGCACGTTTTCACAGTGCCAGGCGTCGTCTCACTGGGGTGA
- a CDS encoding RNA-binding domain-containing protein, whose translation MTLPVNSISARVIAHATEDEKKVLEALANVLGGVLEEGDVEPETFYAEGHHGNPITIFQVKIDRPKYIERVLEHWRENIPEEERRRVWSDIERRVDDKGNLYLRFDKQSAYKGELRISDADDVIRVKVNLESYPASREGGIKTLERLGIFSND comes from the coding sequence TTGACTCTCCCCGTCAACAGTATCTCGGCCCGCGTGATCGCCCACGCTACTGAGGACGAGAAGAAAGTTCTCGAGGCGTTGGCGAACGTATTAGGTGGTGTCCTCGAGGAGGGAGACGTCGAGCCCGAGACGTTCTACGCGGAGGGACACCACGGGAACCCGATCACCATCTTTCAAGTCAAGATCGACAGACCGAAGTACATCGAGCGAGTTCTGGAACACTGGCGTGAGAACATACCGGAGGAGGAGCGGAGGCGCGTGTGGAGTGACATCGAGCGGCGAGTAGACGACAAGGGCAACCTCTACCTGCGCTTCGACAAGCAGAGCGCCTACAAGGGGGAGCTGCGGATATCGGACGCAGACGATGTGATCAGGGTGAAAGTCAACCTGGAGAGCTACCCTGCGAGCCGCGAGGGGGGCATAAAGACGCTAGAGCGGCTCGGTATCTTCTCCAACGATTGA
- a CDS encoding 50S ribosomal protein L15e: MSMYKYQREAWKRPKDSYVGELLKERLPKWRKGPSVQRIKRPTRIERARRLGYRAKPGYVVVRVRVPKGGRRKSRPKKGRRPKRMGKNKFSPGKSKQWIAEERAQRKYPNLEVLNSYWVGEDGQYKYYEVIMVDPYHPQIKSDHRINWICQKSQKGRVFRGKTGAGKKARGLRKRGKGAEKVRPSLRAHRRRGK; this comes from the coding sequence GTGTCGATGTACAAGTACCAGCGGGAGGCGTGGAAGCGACCCAAGGACTCTTACGTCGGAGAGCTGTTGAAGGAGCGTCTCCCGAAGTGGCGTAAGGGACCGTCGGTCCAGCGTATTAAGCGTCCGACGAGAATCGAGCGAGCACGTCGACTCGGGTACCGAGCCAAGCCCGGCTACGTGGTCGTCCGCGTACGCGTACCCAAGGGAGGTCGTCGCAAGTCGAGACCGAAGAAGGGTCGTCGTCCCAAGCGTATGGGTAAGAACAAGTTCTCACCGGGCAAGAGCAAGCAGTGGATAGCCGAGGAGCGCGCCCAGCGTAAGTACCCGAACCTGGAGGTGCTCAATTCCTACTGGGTCGGTGAGGACGGTCAGTACAAGTACTATGAGGTGATAATGGTAGACCCGTATCACCCGCAGATCAAGAGCGACCACCGCATTAACTGGATCTGTCAGAAGTCCCAGAAAGGACGCGTGTTCCGTGGTAAGACCGGGGCGGGCAAGAAGGCTCGAGGACTGCGGAAGCGCGGTAAGGGTGCCGAGAAAGTCAGACCGAGCCTTCGGGCCCACAGGAGGCGCGGTAAGTGA
- a CDS encoding 3'-5' exoribonuclease YhaM family protein → MRTEELKLKLKELVESIEDEGLRELVMKVLEEGFAHEEVPDPEPVEEAPASRRQHHSYPGGLLEHTVATTKLALAMAEVFEEIYGLEVDRDLVIAAAILHDLGKATSYERREERYKISDFGRRLDHLTLIAAELYARGAPVELIHAVAAHHGRGSPVPPNTPEALIVHLADRSDAEFATEVIKAARNVVRARLRELDVEPTDELVEEVLRRVGPSEIFLTRVREGRDAVRQLVAETLEEIEEGSSP, encoded by the coding sequence TTGAGGACCGAGGAGTTGAAACTGAAGCTGAAGGAGCTCGTCGAAAGTATCGAAGACGAGGGCCTGCGAGAACTCGTTATGAAGGTTTTGGAAGAGGGGTTCGCCCACGAAGAAGTACCCGATCCCGAGCCCGTCGAGGAGGCTCCGGCTAGCCGCAGACAACATCATTCTTACCCAGGGGGATTGCTCGAACACACAGTGGCAACAACCAAACTCGCCCTCGCGATGGCCGAGGTATTCGAGGAAATCTACGGGTTGGAGGTGGACCGTGACCTCGTGATCGCGGCCGCGATACTCCACGACTTGGGTAAGGCGACGTCCTACGAGCGGCGCGAGGAGCGGTACAAGATCTCCGACTTCGGACGTCGATTGGACCACCTCACACTGATCGCGGCGGAGCTGTACGCTCGAGGTGCGCCGGTGGAACTCATCCACGCGGTGGCCGCACATCACGGTCGCGGATCTCCGGTACCTCCGAACACACCGGAAGCCCTCATCGTGCACCTTGCAGATCGGTCCGACGCCGAGTTCGCCACCGAAGTGATCAAGGCAGCCCGTAACGTGGTCAGGGCTCGGCTTAGGGAGCTCGACGTGGAGCCTACCGACGAGCTAGTCGAAGAGGTCCTAAGACGCGTCGGGCCCTCCGAGATCTTCCTCACCAGGGTTCGAGAGGGGCGAGACGCCGTCAGACAGCTGGTGGCCGAGACCCTCGAGGAGATCGAGGAAGGCTCGTCCCCATAG